In the genome of Vanacampus margaritifer isolate UIUO_Vmar chromosome 1, RoL_Vmar_1.0, whole genome shotgun sequence, one region contains:
- the LOC144054696 gene encoding keratin, type I cytoskeletal 18-like, which translates to MPSNTAASMFGGAGGRGSRASVASLEGLRNVLRNETDRRDRNFSPVRAAVPATTSAAPADDKQTLRGLNDRLSGYLDRVKQLEKENQQLKDEIDEILVKRETQEGRDWEELEKPLNHLKNKIKDITMHNAKMLLQIDNTKLANADFLNKFNDETKVRKAIENDLEDLKKNIQDTKLSNKQTEKEIDLVKDELAIFEQHHQNAVADLREKIKKSEVKVEIETRNSNLPEIVNNIRMQYDKLATKNLKETEDWYQSKFENIEVEEAHNAEALQSGKTELKDLLKQKQYLEMKVQGAHSTIYNLEESLRFTKMNNGQRLGPLNRAILDLEQQLRKVRAHVENQLEMNKDLLCVKMRLEAEIDNYQQLMTGNVDSLDFSFEDALAYDQQKPDWVSEKQEAAREVVKQENESAPPETPEVKVEASTDATDGLAVKKIIIKSSSSSSSSSSESEEEKAKNQGQEEKA; encoded by the exons ATGCCTTCCAACACCGCTGCAAGCATGTTCGGTGGTGCCGGCGGAAGAGGCTCCAGGGCGTCGGTGGCCAGTTTGGAGGGGCTGCGCAATGTACTGCGTAACGAGACCGACCGCCGGGACCGGAACTTCTCTCCGGTCCGTGCGGCCGTTCCTGCCACGACCTCCGCCGCACCTGCGGATGACAAACAGACCCTGCGGGGTTTGAACGACCGGCTGTCGGGCTACCTGGACCGAGTGAAGCAGCTGGAGAAGGAGAACCAGCAACTGAAGGATGAGATCGACGAGATTTTGGTGAAAAGGGAAACACAAGAGGGCCGCGACTGGGAAGAGCTTGAAAAGCCACTGAATCATCTCAAGAATAAG ATAAAGGATATCACCATGCATAATGCCAAGATGCTGCTCCAGATTGACAACACCAAACTGGCCAACGCGGATTTCTTGAACAA GTTCAACGATGAGACGAAGGTGCGGAAGGCGATTGAAAATGACCTGGAAGATCTGAAGAAGAACATCCAGGACACAAAGCTGAGCAACAAGCAGACGGAGAAGGAGATTGATCTGGTGAAGGATGAACTGGCCATTTTTGAGCAGCACCACCAAAAC GCTGTGGCCGACCTACGTGAGAAGATCAAGAAGTCTGAGGTGAAAGTGGAGATTGAAACTCGCAACTCCAACTTGCCCGAGATCGTCAACAATATCCGCATGCAGTACGACAAACTTGCCACCAAGAACCTGAAGGAGACCGAGGACTGGTATCAGAGCAAA TTTGAAAACATCGAGGTTGAAGAGGCCCACAACGCCGAAGCGCTGCAGTCGGGCAAGACGGAGCTGAAAGATCTGCTCAAGCAGAAACAATATCTGGAGATGAAGGTTCAGGGTGCGCACAGCACG ATCTACAATCTGGAGGAAAGCCTGAGGTTCACCAAGATGAATAACGGGCAGCGACTGGGCCCACTCAACCGGGCAATCTTGGACTTGGAACAGCAGCTGAGGAAGGTGAGAGCACATGTGGAGAACCAGCTGGAGATGAACAAGGACCTGCTGTGCGTCAAGATGAGACTGGAAGCCGAGATCGATAACTACCAGCAGCTGATGACAGGCAATGTCGACAG CTTGGACTTTTCTTTCGAGGATGCTTTGGCCTACG ACCAACAAAAGCCCGATTGGGTCTCCGAGAAGCAGGAAGCGGCAAGAGAAGTTGTCAAGCAGGAAAATGAATCAGCTCCCCCAGAAACTCCTGAAGTCAAAGTAGAAGCTTCGACCGATGCAACCGACGGACTTGCAgtcaagaaaattattattaagagctcttcttcctcatcctcctcttcttctgaGTCTGAAGAGGAAAAGGCCAAGAATCAGGGTCAAGAAGAAAAAGCTTGA